Proteins co-encoded in one Rattus rattus isolate New Zealand chromosome 5, Rrattus_CSIRO_v1, whole genome shotgun sequence genomic window:
- the Myl9 gene encoding myosin regulatory light polypeptide 9: MSSKRAKAKTTKKRPQRATSNVFAMFDQSQIQEFKEAFNMIDQNRDGFIDKEDLHDMLASLGKNPTDEYLEGMMNEAPGPINFTMFLTMFGEKLNGTDPEDVIRNAFACFDEEASGFIHEDHLRELLTTMGDRFTDEEVDEMYREAPIDKKGNFNYVEFTRILKHGAKDKDD, from the exons ATGTCCAGCAAGAGAGCCAAGGCCAAGACCACCAAGAAGAGGCCCCAGAGGGCTACGTCCAATGTCTTCGCTATGTTTGACCAGTCCCAGATCCAGGAGTTTAAGGAGGCCTTCAACATGATTGATCAGAACCGTGATGGCTTCATTGACAAGGAGGACCTACATGACATGCTGGCCTCCCTGG GGAAGAACCCCACGGATGAGTACCTGGAGGGTATGATGAACGAGGCCCCCGGGCCTATCAACTTCACCATGTTCCTCACTATGTTTGGGGAGAAGCTGAATGGCACAGACCCCGAGGACGTGATCCGCAATGCCTTTGCCTGCTTTGATGAGGAAGCCTCAG GGTTCATCCACGAGGACCACCTTCGGGAGCTGCTCACCACCATGGGCGACCGATTCACGGATGAGGAGGTGGACGAGATGTACCGCGAGGCGCCCATTGATAAGAAGGGCAACTTCAACTATGTGGAGTTCACTCGCATCCTCAAGCACGGCGCCAAGGACAAAGACGACTAG